One genomic segment of Catalinimonas alkaloidigena includes these proteins:
- a CDS encoding RagB/SusD family nutrient uptake outer membrane protein: MRTLLHKILIFGLFIALPISSCTDFLEESNPNEMSTDSFWKTLDDLDAGLIGVYNAFKNGNILSIVPEYNRSDMTWPGFGRPNTSDPYYIQDFNASSGAPNGKWDALYKGIFRANQVIKATEALMPTFDEEEQKSRANIILAQAKFFRGLFYFYLHNSFNNGEVIIYDFVPQDESEFYQELSSAEEVRTFFVQDLEFAYQNLPPKWTETKNLGRVTAGSAAAVLGKSYLYAEDYNKAAEYFKDVIENPEYGYKLTENIGDNFTTMNELNTESILELNYSLNYKAEVSPWAEDQVSNTLNFSFSPVGGWRSAYPSSWLIMAYKEDPLDVNDPRNYVTDEDGTTRLRKYSLRTSYSIALVDDPDLEYYGKTTAQATAFNNQETAYFRKYTNWDIVTNEKDIVPNLRSGVNVRVIRLADVYLMYAECLIKGMSDIEGALTYINRVRHRSALQLLGMDGTGEFPAAAHDNKTYNAQSLMDHLMYVERPLELSVEGNAIRHLDMRRWGITKQRFEDLSQLKYYTDNYEFEDVDGSTKTRWGSVLQEEFIETSKVLVDYQQAAQNYVEAAHAYWPIPNSESIANPNIE; the protein is encoded by the coding sequence ATGAGAACACTACTTCATAAAATATTGATTTTTGGCTTGTTTATAGCACTTCCTATATCTTCCTGTACCGATTTTCTGGAAGAAAGCAATCCTAACGAAATGTCTACGGATAGCTTCTGGAAAACACTTGATGATCTGGATGCAGGGCTTATAGGCGTCTACAACGCCTTTAAAAATGGTAATATACTTTCTATCGTGCCTGAATATAATCGTAGCGATATGACCTGGCCAGGATTCGGTAGACCAAATACTTCTGATCCTTATTACATTCAGGATTTTAATGCATCATCGGGTGCGCCAAATGGTAAATGGGATGCACTCTATAAGGGGATTTTCAGAGCCAATCAGGTGATCAAAGCTACCGAAGCGCTTATGCCCACCTTTGATGAAGAAGAGCAAAAAAGCCGTGCTAACATTATACTCGCGCAGGCAAAATTCTTCAGAGGGCTGTTTTACTTTTACCTGCACAACTCTTTCAATAACGGCGAAGTAATCATCTATGATTTTGTGCCACAGGATGAGTCTGAGTTCTATCAGGAGTTGAGCTCCGCAGAAGAGGTAAGAACATTCTTCGTACAGGACCTTGAGTTTGCCTATCAGAACCTTCCTCCCAAATGGACAGAAACCAAGAATCTGGGTAGAGTTACCGCTGGTTCTGCAGCTGCGGTTTTAGGTAAAAGCTATCTCTATGCGGAAGATTATAATAAAGCGGCAGAATACTTTAAAGATGTCATTGAAAACCCTGAGTATGGCTATAAACTTACAGAGAATATCGGAGACAACTTTACCACTATGAACGAACTTAATACTGAGTCCATTCTAGAGTTAAACTACTCGCTTAACTACAAAGCAGAGGTAAGCCCCTGGGCAGAAGATCAGGTCTCAAATACCTTAAACTTCAGTTTTAGTCCGGTAGGTGGCTGGAGAAGTGCCTACCCTAGCAGCTGGCTGATTATGGCCTATAAAGAAGATCCACTGGATGTAAATGATCCACGTAACTATGTAACTGACGAAGATGGTACTACGCGCCTAAGAAAGTATTCGCTACGTACCTCGTACTCAATTGCCTTGGTAGATGATCCTGACCTGGAGTATTATGGCAAAACAACCGCACAGGCGACAGCCTTTAACAATCAGGAAACCGCATATTTCCGAAAGTATACCAATTGGGATATCGTAACAAACGAAAAAGACATAGTGCCCAACCTAAGATCTGGTGTAAACGTACGTGTCATTCGCCTTGCCGATGTATATCTGATGTATGCAGAGTGTCTTATCAAAGGTATGTCAGATATAGAGGGAGCACTCACCTATATCAACCGTGTAAGGCATCGCTCGGCTCTTCAGTTATTGGGTATGGATGGTACTGGTGAGTTTCCTGCTGCTGCACATGATAACAAAACCTATAATGCGCAATCGCTGATGGATCACCTAATGTATGTGGAACGCCCACTGGAACTATCGGTAGAAGGTAATGCCATCCGCCATTTGGATATGAGAAGATGGGGCATTACAAAACAACGCTTTGAAGACCTCTCGCAGCTTAAGTACTACACAGATAATTATGAATTTGAAGATGTAGATGGGTCAACCAAAACACGATGGGGCTCTGTGTTGCAGGAGGAGTTCATAGAAACGTCCAAAGTGCTGGTAGACTACCAGCAGGCAGCGCAAAACTATGTGGAGGCAGCGCATGCCTACTGGCCCATACCTAATAGTGAATCTATCGCTAACCCTAATATTGAATAA
- a CDS encoding carbohydrate binding domain-containing protein, with product MHKIIFVIFTSLLMALMMSCEEEEYVEPNDFSDVAFYTSQFRNEEFVIGVNDYISFADLSYNAIDHSWSISSGNYFLEGPISNSDTLLQKLIVNEGDTVSLEKTVHVLFSKTGLQTVRLYNTFKDSVAYRGTDTLSAKKAGEVWVLDTTFVIDVYDTIAPLASVKQEGAEIAISEDTIYVEAGTELEFTDLTTQGRPDTRSWNVRDIENGQSIASSSDSVATLVFKKLGVYKATLNSSRTGQNIPAGFASLTITNPIKVIPSSKPFVLNGNIYEGEDQTIYVPYNGEFQPFAGEPSDFTVMVNGAAFNISSVSLNSDDATLIEIKLSDQIYRSDSITVSYVGGTIKSTDERLAQAFSDVPVVMHDVNLLPAGYGFEDGGAAWAAMWDNGADFEFTTDKAASGQYSLKIVKSEGQAAGKIESINSLFSLEAGKTYEIRYKIWMPESNTAASMGIWLLPNWKQFWDNLADKPRGEWVTVTKEYAPAAAEDGRRLMIQITADGEYYFDDFYLSEKDVRP from the coding sequence ATGCATAAAATTATATTTGTCATATTCACTTCTTTACTCATGGCTCTGATGATGAGCTGTGAGGAAGAAGAATATGTAGAGCCTAACGATTTTTCGGACGTGGCATTCTACACCAGCCAGTTTAGAAATGAGGAGTTTGTGATTGGGGTAAACGATTATATCTCCTTTGCAGACTTATCCTACAATGCTATTGACCATAGCTGGAGTATTTCTTCTGGAAATTATTTTCTGGAAGGACCAATATCTAATTCCGATACCTTATTGCAGAAGCTAATTGTGAATGAAGGCGATACAGTCTCGTTAGAAAAAACGGTACATGTACTCTTCTCAAAAACTGGTTTACAGACCGTAAGGCTGTACAATACCTTTAAAGATTCTGTGGCCTATCGGGGTACAGATACGCTGAGTGCGAAAAAAGCAGGTGAAGTCTGGGTACTGGATACTACCTTTGTAATAGATGTGTATGATACCATAGCCCCGCTAGCATCTGTAAAACAGGAGGGTGCGGAAATAGCGATTAGTGAAGATACCATTTATGTAGAGGCAGGTACCGAACTGGAGTTTACAGATCTCACCACACAAGGGCGCCCGGATACGCGCAGCTGGAACGTGAGAGACATAGAAAACGGACAGAGTATTGCCTCTAGCAGCGATTCTGTAGCAACCCTGGTATTCAAGAAACTGGGTGTTTACAAAGCTACCTTAAACTCCAGCCGTACAGGACAGAATATACCTGCTGGCTTTGCTAGCCTCACTATCACTAATCCTATTAAAGTGATTCCTTCCAGCAAGCCTTTTGTGCTGAATGGCAATATCTACGAAGGAGAAGACCAGACTATTTATGTGCCTTACAATGGAGAGTTTCAGCCTTTCGCAGGTGAACCTTCAGACTTTACGGTAATGGTCAATGGTGCGGCTTTCAATATATCTTCAGTAAGCCTTAATAGTGATGATGCTACACTTATAGAAATTAAATTATCTGATCAGATTTATCGCTCAGATAGTATCACAGTCTCTTATGTGGGCGGTACTATTAAATCTACCGATGAACGTCTGGCACAGGCATTTTCAGATGTGCCGGTAGTGATGCATGATGTAAACCTCTTACCTGCCGGCTACGGATTTGAAGATGGCGGTGCAGCCTGGGCAGCCATGTGGGACAATGGTGCAGACTTTGAGTTTACAACCGACAAAGCTGCCAGCGGTCAGTACAGCCTCAAAATTGTTAAATCGGAAGGGCAGGCAGCCGGCAAGATAGAAAGTATCAATTCGCTTTTTAGTCTGGAAGCTGGCAAAACCTACGAAATACGTTATAAAATCTGGATGCCAGAGAGTAATACTGCTGCCAGCATGGGGATATGGCTGCTACCCAACTGGAAACAGTTTTGGGATAATCTGGCGGATAAGCCAAGAGGTGAATGGGTTACGGTAACCAAAGAATACGCACCGGCTGCTGCTGAAGACGGTCGTCGCCTGATGATTCAGATTACGGCGGATGGAGAGTATTACTTTGACGACTTCTACCTCTCCGAAAAGGATGTAAGGCCCTAA
- a CDS encoding sulfatase-like hydrolase/transferase has translation MIHHFLKFLLLLLVTVLKTHAQDRPNFVFILTDDQSYGYMGCTGNPIVQTPNLDELAADGTLFSNAHITSAICTPSRASILLSQFERKHGINFNSGTSMSPEAWQKSYPMVMRENGYYTGWIGKNHVPIGIGGYQSGMMEQSFDFWYAGHGHLSFYPKERHKIFKNAQANTQLEIITEGVGAFLSNEEKLDGALSFVESRPKDQPFMLSVCFNLPHGASTSTMQQRNSDDEIYKSLYRDVDIALPKHYVAKEDINTPKLPPSIHHAEDRQEGYDYVDKPETLKERYIRQLQAMTGIDRMLGKLREKLKEEGLDKNTVIIFTSDHGLFMGQFGLGGKALCYEYTTHVPMIIYDPAIKQKNKVNQSDALVQSIDLAPSIMCRVGIQIPESFQGKDLYPLLTGEKQKVREYLFTENLWSTQFGNPRCESVQDKEWKYIRYYENKNFSANKKIETARQMGINMTSMLYKVHDPDIAVYRDFVEAPLKGELPVYEELFHLAKDPDETTNLADQPQYQQKLESMRAIWQRAIQEARGEGDPKVLRYTADSEAERGLSIQPE, from the coding sequence ATGATCCACCACTTTCTTAAGTTCCTTTTACTTTTATTAGTTACTGTACTAAAAACCCATGCTCAGGATCGCCCAAATTTTGTCTTTATACTAACAGATGATCAGTCTTACGGCTATATGGGCTGTACTGGTAATCCGATTGTGCAAACGCCTAATTTAGATGAATTGGCTGCTGATGGTACCTTATTTTCCAATGCGCATATCACCAGTGCGATCTGTACGCCAAGCCGGGCCAGTATTCTGTTGAGCCAGTTTGAACGTAAGCATGGAATCAACTTTAATTCCGGTACTAGTATGTCACCCGAAGCCTGGCAAAAAAGCTATCCTATGGTGATGCGTGAAAACGGATACTACACGGGCTGGATAGGCAAAAACCATGTGCCCATAGGCATAGGTGGGTACCAAAGTGGCATGATGGAACAGAGCTTTGATTTCTGGTATGCCGGTCATGGTCATCTGTCTTTTTACCCTAAAGAAAGGCATAAGATTTTTAAAAACGCACAAGCCAATACGCAGCTAGAGATAATTACCGAAGGAGTAGGGGCTTTTTTAAGTAATGAAGAAAAGCTGGATGGTGCGCTAAGTTTTGTGGAATCCAGGCCAAAAGACCAGCCCTTTATGCTGTCGGTTTGCTTTAACTTACCGCATGGAGCCAGTACCTCTACAATGCAGCAAAGAAACAGCGACGATGAAATTTACAAATCGCTTTACCGTGATGTGGATATTGCTCTTCCCAAACATTATGTAGCCAAAGAAGACATTAATACTCCTAAACTCCCTCCCTCAATCCACCATGCAGAAGACCGGCAGGAAGGTTACGATTATGTTGATAAGCCAGAGACTTTAAAAGAAAGATACATACGGCAGCTTCAGGCCATGACCGGAATAGACCGTATGCTTGGTAAGTTAAGGGAGAAATTGAAAGAAGAAGGGCTTGATAAAAATACTGTGATCATTTTTACCTCTGACCATGGTCTTTTTATGGGTCAGTTTGGTTTGGGTGGTAAGGCCTTATGCTACGAGTATACTACGCATGTGCCTATGATTATCTATGATCCTGCTATAAAGCAAAAGAACAAAGTCAATCAATCTGATGCTTTGGTCCAAAGTATAGACCTGGCACCAAGTATCATGTGTCGTGTCGGCATTCAGATCCCTGAAAGTTTTCAGGGTAAAGACCTTTACCCTCTACTGACCGGAGAGAAACAGAAGGTACGGGAGTATCTTTTTACCGAAAACCTCTGGTCCACTCAATTTGGCAACCCCCGTTGCGAATCGGTTCAGGATAAAGAATGGAAGTACATCCGGTATTATGAAAACAAAAATTTCTCAGCCAACAAAAAGATTGAGACTGCCCGACAAATGGGTATAAATATGACAAGCATGCTCTACAAAGTGCACGACCCTGATATTGCGGTTTATCGTGATTTTGTGGAAGCGCCATTGAAGGGTGAGCTACCCGTTTACGAAGAACTATTTCACCTCGCTAAGGATCCTGATGAAACTACCAATCTGGCAGATCAGCCTCAGTACCAGCAAAAGCTGGAGAGTATGAGAGCGATTTGGCAAAGAGCTATACAAGAGGCCAGAGGAGAAGGCGACCCGAAAGTATTGCGCTATACCGCTGATAGTGAAGCAGAGCGAGGCCTGAGCATTCAACCAGAATAA
- a CDS encoding family 16 glycosylhydrolase encodes MKKPLKLILVLISLTHFAYAQTPPPPEGYKWVKNEKFSDEFNGDHLDTTKWYARSPYWKHGRPPATFRAYAVSVKDGNMQIKNSVLEGDDKYNIAGGAVASRAKDAYFGYYEARMKASSISMSSTFWMKNKPESNECPREQLELDIVEIVGKQKTGGDFRNVMHSNTHIFHTPCEGDQIVKSKGGQCAISPAANEAYHVYGCWWIDENTLKFYLDGEHKFTVNPSTHFRDKPFNRPMYMHMVTETYNWETPPTPEELNNDDINKTYYDWVRAYKLVKE; translated from the coding sequence ATGAAGAAGCCATTAAAACTAATACTGGTGTTAATAAGTCTAACACATTTTGCTTACGCCCAAACCCCACCTCCCCCAGAAGGCTATAAGTGGGTCAAAAATGAAAAGTTCTCCGATGAATTTAACGGCGATCATTTAGATACAACAAAATGGTATGCTCGCTCCCCCTATTGGAAACATGGTAGGCCGCCTGCTACTTTCAGAGCATATGCGGTGTCTGTAAAGGATGGCAATATGCAGATTAAAAACAGTGTGCTGGAAGGAGATGACAAATATAATATCGCCGGAGGAGCAGTAGCTTCCAGAGCTAAAGATGCATATTTCGGCTATTACGAAGCACGTATGAAAGCCTCCAGCATTTCTATGTCATCTACCTTCTGGATGAAAAATAAGCCGGAAAGTAATGAGTGTCCTCGCGAGCAGCTGGAACTGGATATTGTAGAAATAGTAGGAAAGCAGAAGACAGGTGGAGACTTTCGGAATGTAATGCACTCCAACACACATATTTTTCATACGCCGTGTGAGGGTGATCAAATAGTAAAATCTAAGGGAGGGCAGTGTGCCATATCGCCCGCTGCCAACGAAGCCTACCATGTGTACGGCTGTTGGTGGATAGATGAAAATACACTGAAATTCTACCTGGATGGAGAGCATAAGTTTACGGTAAATCCCAGTACTCACTTTAGAGATAAACCATTTAACCGACCTATGTACATGCATATGGTTACGGAAACCTATAATTGGGAAACACCACCTACACCGGAAGAACTAAATAACGATGACATTAATAAGACCTATTATGATTGGGTGCGTGCCTACAAGCTGGTAAAAGAATAG
- a CDS encoding glycoside hydrolase family 117 protein: MREQIRFFSLSRTSLLLLLLSLYSCAEVENSNSTQGETAQKAFPWDIPQQKPDRPLSKAMERLYTNYLTPRPQDNELFSSFKYTRLQGFDYNGGDGTISRRDPSKIIKENGKYYVWYTRRETSTPPQGAKNANDTIPSTDWDLSEIWYATSDDGFHWEEQGVAVPRPPKPEVGWRSVTTTDILKWEGKYYLYYQGFMEASGTKGDHCPVTLSYADSPDGPWTPANKIIIPNGEPGTWDQYSIHDPFPLVYKGKIYIYYKAAFGDRPDYLVGNGLAMADHPMGPFSKHPLNPLFNSGHETSLFPFQEGIAALVIRDGNENNTIQYAPDGINFEIAAVSSLLPAAAGPYLPDAFDSQGNGRGISWGLSHFTGMGEAQKKYSILARFDCDLSLDVDDPAMKNTQIWLDPEVYFSQGLSEKQKAERIQ; encoded by the coding sequence ATGAGAGAACAAATACGATTTTTTAGCCTGAGTAGAACAAGTTTACTACTCCTGCTGCTTAGTCTGTACTCCTGTGCGGAAGTAGAAAACTCCAACAGTACGCAAGGCGAAACTGCTCAAAAAGCTTTTCCCTGGGATATACCCCAGCAGAAACCTGACAGACCACTTAGTAAAGCCATGGAACGTTTGTATACCAATTACCTGACGCCAAGGCCTCAGGATAATGAACTCTTTTCCAGCTTCAAATATACCCGGCTTCAGGGCTTTGATTACAATGGCGGAGATGGTACTATCTCCCGCCGAGACCCTTCCAAAATCATTAAAGAAAATGGCAAGTACTATGTTTGGTATACCCGAAGAGAAACCTCTACTCCCCCTCAGGGAGCTAAAAACGCTAATGATACCATCCCTTCTACAGATTGGGATTTGAGTGAGATTTGGTACGCAACCAGTGATGATGGTTTTCACTGGGAGGAACAGGGCGTAGCCGTACCCCGTCCTCCCAAGCCAGAAGTAGGCTGGCGTTCAGTTACCACTACAGACATCTTAAAATGGGAAGGGAAATATTATCTATACTATCAGGGTTTTATGGAGGCCAGTGGCACCAAAGGTGACCATTGTCCGGTGACCCTATCCTATGCAGATTCACCAGATGGGCCCTGGACTCCGGCTAACAAAATTATTATTCCCAACGGTGAGCCGGGCACCTGGGACCAGTATTCTATTCATGACCCATTTCCTTTAGTGTATAAGGGTAAAATCTACATCTACTACAAGGCTGCTTTTGGAGATCGCCCTGACTATCTGGTAGGAAATGGACTTGCCATGGCTGACCATCCGATGGGGCCCTTTAGTAAGCATCCTCTTAATCCTCTTTTTAATTCCGGGCATGAGACTTCTCTTTTTCCTTTCCAAGAAGGAATAGCAGCTCTGGTAATTCGTGATGGAAACGAAAACAACACCATACAGTATGCACCGGATGGGATCAACTTTGAGATTGCTGCGGTAAGCTCTTTATTGCCCGCAGCTGCAGGGCCTTACCTGCCAGATGCATTTGATTCTCAGGGAAATGGGCGAGGTATCAGTTGGGGCTTATCACATTTTACCGGTATGGGTGAGGCACAGAAAAAATACAGCATACTGGCTCGCTTTGACTGTGACCTGAGTCTGGATGTGGATGATCCGGCCATGAAAAACACCCAGATCTGGTTAGATCCAGAAGTATATTTTTCGCAGGGACTCAGTGAAAAGCAGAAAGCAGAACGAATACAATAA
- a CDS encoding sulfatase family protein, translated as MLRKTYIIFSFILISGISIAQKLPNVIVVLADDIGSGDLSYYRRMHSQEVALETPHLDALAKSGMAFTNAHSPAALCAPSRYAIMTGNSCYRSPSPWGVWSAYAKSPIQKDQLTLGRLMKQANYHTAFLGKWHLGGRYYRKGSNELLYEPVGKDPQLDVDISKIVDDGPQQMGFDYSITLPAGIQNVPYAVYENGEWMPLEDSRIDLITHESMTKINASLDKSEGLGDANWDPHIMGPLLAGKAVNYISTHANQSQPFFMYYCSQAVHLPHTPPAELNGVKIAGTTPSAHMDMIRELDEQIGMMIAELKKRGVYENTIFIFTSDNGGLHVDKKTLASGHKPNSIYRGSKNTPYEGGHRVPFIISWPAQIKAEQQSSQTVLGLDIMATLAAISGQKIEEGQAMDSYNLLPILKNDINAETHPYLMVQGGSHREVMIIENGWKLIIQVDKKDKSDQTRTPVALFNLNDNLIEDERYNLINNNKYMKKVEALFDKYNSTRESKVFTGNHL; from the coding sequence ATGCTAAGAAAAACGTATATCATTTTTTCATTTATTCTGATTTCAGGTATTAGTATAGCCCAGAAGCTACCCAATGTCATCGTAGTCTTAGCAGATGATATTGGCTCAGGTGATTTGTCTTACTACCGCCGTATGCATTCACAGGAGGTAGCTTTGGAAACGCCTCATCTGGATGCGCTGGCCAAAAGTGGTATGGCCTTTACCAATGCCCATTCTCCAGCAGCACTGTGTGCCCCCTCCCGTTATGCTATCATGACAGGAAACAGCTGTTACCGCAGCCCTTCACCTTGGGGGGTATGGTCAGCTTATGCCAAGTCGCCTATACAAAAGGATCAGCTTACCCTGGGCAGACTTATGAAACAGGCCAATTATCATACAGCCTTTTTGGGAAAGTGGCACTTAGGAGGGAGGTACTATCGTAAGGGAAGTAATGAGCTGCTATATGAGCCAGTGGGCAAAGATCCCCAGCTGGATGTAGACATAAGCAAAATTGTAGACGACGGCCCCCAGCAGATGGGCTTTGACTATAGTATTACCTTACCAGCGGGGATACAGAACGTGCCCTACGCCGTGTACGAGAATGGAGAGTGGATGCCTTTAGAAGACTCAAGAATAGATTTGATTACACATGAGTCTATGACAAAAATTAATGCCAGCCTGGATAAGTCTGAAGGTCTGGGAGATGCTAACTGGGACCCACATATCATGGGACCATTACTGGCGGGCAAAGCAGTTAATTATATCTCCACCCATGCCAATCAGTCCCAGCCCTTCTTTATGTACTACTGCTCCCAGGCAGTACACCTGCCCCATACCCCTCCTGCTGAGCTAAATGGAGTGAAGATAGCAGGCACTACCCCTTCAGCTCACATGGATATGATTAGAGAGCTGGACGAGCAAATTGGTATGATGATCGCTGAGCTGAAAAAGCGGGGAGTGTACGAAAATACAATCTTCATTTTCACTTCAGATAACGGCGGTCTGCATGTAGATAAAAAGACTCTGGCTTCAGGGCATAAACCTAACAGTATATACCGTGGTAGCAAAAACACCCCTTACGAAGGTGGTCATCGTGTGCCCTTTATCATTTCATGGCCTGCTCAGATTAAGGCTGAACAGCAGTCATCTCAGACAGTACTTGGTCTGGATATTATGGCTACCCTGGCTGCTATTAGTGGGCAGAAAATAGAAGAAGGCCAAGCTATGGATTCTTATAACCTACTTCCAATTCTTAAAAACGACATAAATGCAGAAACGCATCCTTATCTTATGGTGCAGGGAGGCTCGCATCGGGAGGTTATGATCATTGAAAATGGCTGGAAGCTGATCATTCAGGTAGATAAAAAAGACAAAAGCGATCAGACACGTACGCCGGTAGCGCTATTTAACCTCAATGATAATCTTATAGAAGATGAGCGATATAACCTGATCAATAATAATAAATATATGAAAAAGGTGGAAGCACTTTTTGATAAGTACAATAGTACCCGTGAAAGTAAAGTATTTACCGGCAACCACTTGTAA
- a CDS encoding alpha-L-fucosidase, with amino-acid sequence MQLNLLKYLSLTFALIVAGEEAFAQQPEKYEESWESLSKVTPAPEWFQDAKFGIYAHWGPVSAAFEGADTSKHYAGWHGMRMYDNGQLDKNNPGKPSNNYIHHKQKYGDPTKYGYKYLIEQFDPSGFDAAEWAELFKQSGAKFAGPVAMHHDNFAMWDSKATRWNAMNYGGIDPSAELKTEIEARDMKFMGSFHHAFTWQYFAPAHAYGGVSPEDYDLYTEPHPLDSDVTSERFNNEWWAKIKEYMDLYQPDLIWFDWWLENLPEDLRQKFLAYYYNKGLEWNKEVVVCYKEKTFPEPTAVKDYERGRPNQPKEQFWLTDTSPGAWFYRSNAKFKSPNELIDILVDIVSKNGLMLLNVPPDPDGSIPQEMKDLLKDMGRWLAVNGEAIYATRPYTIFGEGPTRLPEGGHKVEKIDIKYTNKDIRFTKKSDKEFYAIIMDKPSGDIVIKSLSTQIGVLNSKIEKIELVGSDEKIAWERNDEGLIIRSPNKLPSDYAHAFKITLEGYTENDIGGTVEAHQ; translated from the coding sequence ATGCAATTAAATTTATTAAAGTATCTCTCTCTGACATTTGCCCTGATAGTTGCAGGGGAAGAGGCTTTTGCCCAACAGCCAGAAAAATATGAGGAAAGTTGGGAGTCTTTGAGCAAAGTAACGCCTGCCCCGGAATGGTTTCAGGATGCTAAATTTGGAATTTACGCCCACTGGGGACCGGTATCAGCAGCTTTTGAAGGTGCAGATACTTCCAAACACTATGCGGGCTGGCATGGTATGAGAATGTATGACAATGGTCAGCTGGATAAAAACAATCCGGGCAAGCCCTCCAACAACTACATCCATCATAAGCAAAAATATGGAGACCCTACCAAATACGGCTACAAATACCTGATAGAACAGTTTGACCCTTCCGGTTTTGATGCTGCTGAGTGGGCAGAGCTTTTCAAGCAATCAGGAGCTAAATTTGCTGGCCCGGTAGCGATGCATCATGATAATTTTGCCATGTGGGATAGCAAAGCTACGCGCTGGAACGCTATGAACTACGGTGGTATAGACCCTTCTGCTGAACTCAAGACAGAAATAGAAGCCAGGGACATGAAGTTCATGGGCTCTTTCCACCATGCATTTACCTGGCAATATTTTGCCCCGGCCCACGCTTATGGAGGAGTAAGCCCTGAAGACTATGATTTATATACCGAGCCTCACCCCCTGGATTCTGATGTTACTTCCGAGCGCTTTAATAATGAGTGGTGGGCTAAGATCAAAGAGTATATGGACCTTTATCAGCCGGATTTGATCTGGTTTGACTGGTGGCTGGAAAACCTCCCTGAAGATCTGCGTCAAAAGTTTTTAGCCTATTACTACAACAAAGGCCTGGAGTGGAACAAAGAGGTAGTCGTATGTTATAAAGAAAAGACTTTTCCTGAACCTACTGCGGTGAAAGATTATGAGCGAGGAAGGCCCAACCAGCCTAAAGAACAATTTTGGCTAACAGATACCTCTCCCGGTGCCTGGTTCTATCGCTCAAATGCAAAGTTTAAATCTCCTAATGAACTGATAGATATACTGGTGGACATCGTGTCCAAAAATGGTTTAATGTTACTGAATGTACCTCCAGATCCAGATGGTAGTATTCCTCAGGAGATGAAAGACTTACTGAAAGACATGGGCAGGTGGCTGGCAGTGAATGGAGAGGCCATATATGCTACACGTCCTTATACCATTTTTGGAGAAGGGCCTACCCGTCTGCCGGAAGGAGGGCATAAGGTAGAGAAGATTGATATTAAGTATACCAATAAAGACATACGCTTCACTAAAAAATCAGATAAGGAATTCTATGCTATCATTATGGATAAGCCCTCTGGTGATATAGTCATAAAATCTTTAAGTACTCAGATTGGTGTGCTTAACTCCAAAATTGAGAAGATTGAATTAGTCGGCAGTGACGAAAAAATAGCGTGGGAAAGAAACGATGAAGGTTTAATAATCCGGTCGCCAAACAAACTCCCTTCAGACTATGCCCATGCTTTTAAAATCACGCTGGAAGGCTATACCGAAAATGATATAGGAGGAACGGTAGAAGCACATCAGTAG